A window of Micromonospora eburnea genomic DNA:
GACCGCCTCCACGGAGTAGGTCCCCTCGCCGGTGGACTCCCAGCGGGTGCCGCCGCTCTGCCCGGCGCGGCGGGTCAGCAGGGTGACCTTGTCGGCCACCATGAACGTGGCGTAGAAGCCAACACCGAACTGGCCGATCAGCTCCTGATTGGCGGCGGCGTCCTTCGACTCGCGCAGCTTGCGCAGCAGCTCGGCGGTGCCGGACTTGGCGATCGTGCCGATCAGCCCGACCACCTCGTCGCGGGACATGCCGATACCGTTGTCCCGCACGGTCAGCGTGCGGGCCTCCTTGTCGACCTCGATCTCGATGTGCAGGTCTTCCGTGTCGACCGTGAGGTCCTTGTCGACCAGCGACTCCAGCCGCACCTTGTCCAGCGCGTCGGACGCGTTCGAGATGAGTTCGCGCAGGAAGACGTCCTTGTTCGAGTAGATTGAGTGGACCATCAGCAGAAGCAGCTGACGAGCCTCGGCCTGGAACTCCAACGTCTCGACCCGGTCGCTCACACCGACTCCTTTCCACCTGGCGAGGATTCCGCCGGAAAGGATACGAGGCGTGACGGCGGTGGCACAGCCGGGTCGTACGGGTGGGCACCGAGCCGACGATGCCCTCACCCAGCGCGACACTTACGAACGACATCCGCGTTTGCGGTGAATACTCCTTTCGCCGGAGTATCCCGTCTTCGTCCGTTAGCTTCGAGGGCACGCACGGGCTCCCTGAGCACGGACAGAGGTGACTTGCGGTGTTCGACGGGTTCGAGGAGTTCGACCTGACGACGTCGGGTACGACGATTCACGGCCGCCGCGGCGGTAGCGGGCCTCCCGTCCTCCTGCTGCACGGCATTCCCGAGACGCACCTCATGTGGCACCGGGTGGCGCCCCGGCTCGCCGAGCACCACACCGTCGTCGCCACCGACCTACGGGGCTACGGCGACAGCGGCAAACCGCCGAGCACCGCGGACCACGAGCCCTACAGCATGCGCGCGATCGCTCGCGACCAGCTCGAAGTCATGCGGGGGCTCGGCTATCACCAGTTCCGACTTGTCGGCCATGATCGCGGCGCGCGGTGCGCGTACCGGCTCGCGTTGGACGCTCCGGACGCGGTCACCCGGCTGGCCGTCCTGGATGTCGTGCCCACCGGCGACGCCTATCGCCGGGCGGACATGCGGTTCAGCCTCGGGTACTGGGTGTGGTCCTTCCTGGCGGCACCGGAGCCGGTGCCCGAGCAGCTCATCGGCGCGGCGCCCGACGTCCTGGTCAACTACATGCTCGACAGTTGGCCGGAGGTGAAAGACGTGTTCCCGGCCGAGATACGGGCGGAGTACGTACGGAAGTTCACCGATCCCGCGACCGTGCACGCCATCTGTGAGGAGTACCGGGCGTCGACGACCCTGGACTACCAGCACGACGAGGCCGACCGGGGCAACCGGAAGATCACCTGCCCGGTGCTCTGTCTCTGG
This region includes:
- a CDS encoding alpha/beta fold hydrolase, which codes for MFDGFEEFDLTTSGTTIHGRRGGSGPPVLLLHGIPETHLMWHRVAPRLAEHHTVVATDLRGYGDSGKPPSTADHEPYSMRAIARDQLEVMRGLGYHQFRLVGHDRGARCAYRLALDAPDAVTRLAVLDVVPTGDAYRRADMRFSLGYWVWSFLAAPEPVPEQLIGAAPDVLVNYMLDSWPEVKDVFPAEIRAEYVRKFTDPATVHAICEEYRASTTLDYQHDEADRGNRKITCPVLCLWGRQGLVAALYDDPLAIWREWADDVRGEPVPVGHFIPEEAPEQTARQLLDFLG